One genomic region from Bacillus aquiflavi encodes:
- a CDS encoding SurA N-terminal domain-containing protein produces the protein MTRKQLWIIIGALILVNCITIVFFIAKDKFGKADETVATVGKETITRQEWLKEIEVRYGREVLEDLVNQKVIELAVDKYGIKMSDKKLEQELTMLKTIYGPYYQNQSIDEERWKEQIKYTLFLEELLTKDVKVSEKELKKYYLKKKRRFNIPPPSYHISQIIVKTKKEAEQVIKELKDGSNFSVLAMERSIDEFSANQGGDLGYVSKDDERFFTAFFFFRNRKTKAWSMEQTVKNRTRLCNRFIT, from the coding sequence TTGACAAGGAAACAGTTGTGGATCATCATTGGCGCTCTCATTTTGGTGAACTGTATAACTATTGTTTTTTTTATTGCAAAGGATAAGTTTGGAAAGGCGGATGAAACTGTAGCAACAGTCGGCAAAGAAACGATTACAAGGCAAGAGTGGTTAAAAGAGATAGAAGTCCGTTATGGTCGAGAGGTATTAGAAGATTTAGTCAATCAAAAAGTGATTGAATTAGCGGTTGATAAATATGGGATTAAAATGTCTGATAAAAAACTTGAGCAAGAGTTAACAATGTTAAAGACAATTTATGGCCCTTACTATCAGAACCAATCAATAGATGAAGAAAGATGGAAAGAACAAATAAAGTATACTCTATTTCTTGAAGAACTCTTAACGAAAGATGTTAAAGTATCTGAAAAGGAATTAAAAAAATATTACCTGAAAAAAAAAAGACGGTTTAATATTCCTCCTCCTTCTTATCATATATCCCAAATTATTGTGAAAACAAAAAAAGAAGCAGAACAAGTGATAAAAGAATTAAAGGACGGATCAAATTTTTCGGTGTTAGCAATGGAACGATCTATTGATGAATTTTCCGCTAACCAAGGTGGGGATCTTGGATATGTAAGTAAGGATGATGAACGATTTTTCACAGCGTTTTTTTTTTTTAGAAATAGAAAAACTAAAGCCTGGTCAATGGAGCAAACCGTCAAAAATCGAACAAGGTTATGTAATCGTTTTATTACATGA
- a CDS encoding peptidylprolyl isomerase — protein MNDFSQRFFFLEIEKLKPGQWSKPSKIEQGYVIVLLHERIKGKKYSYKEVKDQIRRQIALEQMDMPISTKPFWKEIGVEWFYGKKEK, from the coding sequence ATGAACGATTTTTCACAGCGTTTTTTTTTTTTAGAAATAGAAAAACTAAAGCCTGGTCAATGGAGCAAACCGTCAAAAATCGAACAAGGTTATGTAATCGTTTTATTACATGAGCGAATTAAGGGGAAAAAGTATTCATATAAAGAAGTTAAAGATCAAATTCGTCGACAAATTGCGCTTGAGCAAATGGACATGCCCATTTCAACAAAACCTTTTTGGAAAGAAATCGGTGTAGAATGGTTTTATGGTAAAAAGGAAAAGTGA
- the hslO gene encoding Hsp33 family molecular chaperone HslO, which yields MSDYLVKALAFNGKVRAYAARTTDTVGEAQRRHGTWPTASAALGRALTAGVMMGAMLKGEDKITIKIEGGGPLGLILIDSNAKGEVRGYVTNPQTHFDLNKQGKLDVRRAVGTSGSLTVVKDIGLREYFTGQVELVSGELGEDFTYYFVASEQVPSSVGVGVLVNPDNTILAAGGFILQLLPDADEETITLLESRIQAIPPVSKLIQQGLLPEQLLEQLFGEENVNILEKMPVTFKCNCSKERFSNAIISLGKAEINDMIEEDGKADAQCHFCNKTYHFTIDEQKKLEKMSK from the coding sequence ATGAGTGATTATTTAGTGAAAGCCCTTGCCTTTAATGGGAAAGTACGTGCTTATGCCGCAAGAACTACTGATACTGTTGGAGAAGCGCAACGTCGTCACGGAACTTGGCCGACTGCATCAGCTGCACTAGGGCGCGCATTAACAGCTGGTGTTATGATGGGGGCGATGTTAAAAGGCGAAGATAAAATAACAATTAAGATAGAAGGCGGCGGACCACTTGGCTTAATCTTAATAGATAGTAACGCAAAGGGTGAGGTTCGCGGATATGTAACAAATCCGCAAACACATTTTGACTTAAATAAGCAAGGGAAGCTTGATGTTCGAAGAGCCGTTGGAACATCGGGGTCTTTGACGGTTGTAAAGGATATCGGTTTAAGAGAATACTTTACGGGACAAGTTGAACTTGTTTCAGGGGAACTCGGTGAGGATTTCACTTATTATTTTGTTGCTTCTGAGCAAGTTCCTTCTTCAGTTGGGGTCGGGGTATTAGTGAATCCAGATAACACCATTTTGGCTGCAGGGGGGTTTATTTTGCAATTACTTCCAGATGCGGACGAAGAAACAATTACTTTACTTGAAAGCCGTATACAAGCCATTCCCCCAGTGTCAAAATTGATCCAACAAGGTTTATTACCTGAACAACTATTAGAACAACTATTTGGAGAAGAAAATGTAAATATTCTCGAAAAAATGCCAGTAACATTTAAATGTAATTGTTCTAAAGAACGATTTTCTAATGCAATAATTAGTTTAGGAAAAGCAGAAATAAATGATATGATCGAAGAAGATGGTAAAGCAGATGCTCAATGTCATTTCTGTAATAAAACATACCATTTTACAATTGACGAACAAAAGAAGTTAGAGAAAATGTCAAAATAA